The proteins below come from a single Candidatus Zixiibacteriota bacterium genomic window:
- the feoB gene encoding ferrous iron transport protein B yields MNSDKQEFTIALSGNPNSGKTTIFNNLTGANQHVGNYPGVTVEKKEGYSNFDGHRYKLVDLPGTYSLSAYSIEEIIARNYIIKEKPDVVVDVVDATNIERNLYLTTQIIELGIPVVIALNMSDMTHSRGIQIDTKLLSQLLGVPIIPTIGSKRKGMDNLMRAVIETVRNGKKNNPIEINYGREFETELTRIEKSLDNYTAITNGYRPRWLALKILENDKEIISHFENSVSDLEFYQAIDKSRNNIETLFGDETAAVVSDRRYAYISGACAEAITLTGTNRHDISDKIDLALIHPVLGLPIFGFLIWLMFNLTFTLSEYPMDWIESGISLLSGWLQSTLPDGLLSSLIVDGIIGGVGGVIVFLPNIMMLFLCIALLEDSGYMARAAFIMDRIMHKIGLHGKSFIPMIIGFGCSVPAYMGSRILEDKTDRLVTLHVTTFMSCGARLPVYILICGAFWPENAGNVVFSIYVLGIIIAIAMVKILRTFRFKGMSAPFIMELPPYRVPTLRSLSIHMWERSWLYLRKAGTVILGISIIMWFLMTFPRTDTFSHDYDSLAEEAVSQQEIGNLTGDELETTLTGFQNIKASEQLSNSFAGKIGKTVEPVIAPLGFDWRLGIALVSCFAAKEVVVSTMGTIYGVGEAGEESTSLRQKLAHDPAYSKLIAYAFVVFILLYTPCMAALAVFLRESGSWKELFYQIIYTFSLAYGLALIVYQGGRLLGLN; encoded by the coding sequence TTGAATTCGGATAAACAGGAATTTACAATCGCCTTGTCCGGAAATCCCAATTCCGGAAAAACGACAATTTTTAATAACCTGACCGGCGCCAACCAGCATGTCGGCAACTATCCCGGTGTTACCGTTGAAAAAAAAGAAGGCTATTCGAATTTTGACGGTCATCGATATAAATTAGTCGATCTTCCGGGGACCTATTCCTTGTCAGCCTATTCTATCGAAGAAATAATCGCGCGCAACTATATCATAAAAGAAAAGCCTGATGTTGTCGTTGATGTCGTGGACGCCACAAATATCGAGCGTAATCTATATTTAACTACACAAATCATTGAGCTGGGCATTCCGGTCGTGATCGCTCTCAATATGAGCGACATGACTCATTCCCGGGGAATACAGATTGATACCAAATTGCTTTCCCAGCTTCTGGGTGTCCCGATTATTCCCACAATCGGATCGAAACGAAAAGGGATGGATAATTTAATGCGTGCCGTAATTGAAACGGTGAGAAACGGCAAGAAAAATAATCCGATTGAAATAAATTATGGCAGGGAATTCGAGACGGAGCTTACTCGGATTGAAAAATCGCTTGATAATTACACCGCCATTACCAACGGCTACCGCCCCCGTTGGCTGGCTCTCAAGATTCTCGAGAATGACAAAGAAATTATTTCCCATTTTGAAAACAGTGTTTCCGATTTGGAATTCTATCAGGCAATTGATAAATCTCGAAATAATATAGAAACTCTTTTTGGTGATGAAACGGCGGCGGTTGTATCGGATAGGAGATACGCTTATATCAGCGGAGCCTGCGCCGAAGCGATAACATTAACCGGGACCAATCGCCATGATATTTCCGATAAAATCGATCTGGCCCTCATTCACCCCGTCCTGGGTCTGCCCATTTTCGGTTTTCTGATATGGCTGATGTTTAATCTGACCTTTACTTTGAGCGAATACCCCATGGACTGGATTGAAAGCGGCATTTCTCTATTATCCGGCTGGCTGCAATCGACTCTCCCCGACGGCCTTTTGAGTTCACTCATAGTTGATGGTATTATCGGAGGTGTCGGAGGCGTCATTGTCTTTTTGCCCAATATCATGATGCTCTTTTTGTGCATCGCCTTACTCGAAGACAGCGGCTATATGGCTCGGGCCGCATTCATAATGGACCGCATCATGCACAAAATAGGACTGCACGGCAAATCATTTATACCGATGATTATCGGTTTCGGGTGTTCGGTTCCGGCCTACATGGGCAGCCGTATTTTAGAAGACAAAACAGACCGACTGGTCACTTTGCATGTAACGACCTTTATGAGTTGTGGAGCCAGATTACCGGTATATATTTTAATTTGCGGAGCGTTCTGGCCGGAAAATGCCGGCAATGTCGTTTTTTCCATTTATGTTCTGGGTATCATCATTGCCATCGCGATGGTCAAAATTCTCCGGACCTTCAGATTCAAAGGTATGTCGGCTCCCTTCATTATGGAACTTCCTCCTTATCGGGTACCAACTTTGCGTTCACTGTCTATTCATATGTGGGAACGCTCATGGCTCTATCTGCGAAAAGCCGGTACGGTTATTTTGGGTATCTCGATAATTATGTGGTTTTTGATGACATTTCCCCGAACGGATACGTTTTCGCATGACTATGATTCCCTCGCCGAAGAAGCCGTCTCTCAACAGGAAATTGGAAACCTGACGGGAGATGAATTAGAAACAACCCTTACAGGCTTTCAAAACATTAAAGCGTCGGAGCAATTATCTAATAGTTTTGCCGGTAAAATCGGTAAGACTGTTGAGCCGGTTATCGCACCCTTGGGATTCGACTGGCGTTTGGGCATCGCTCTCGTTTCATGCTTCGCCGCCAAGGAAGTCGTGGTGTCAACCATGGGTACCATTTATGGGGTCGGCGAGGCCGGTGAAGAATCGACATCCCTAAGACAAAAACTGGCCCATGACCCGGCTTATTCCAAATTGATCGCTTATGCGTTTGTCGTTTTTATTCTATTGTATACTCC
- a CDS encoding ferrous iron transport protein A, translating into MSSMTKFDQLNLSETKVGKTYQLVSLDGGFKLREKIASMGLNSGTYFTIIANSGHGPVGLEVRCTRLGIGRGAAIKIKVKEVEFG; encoded by the coding sequence ATGAGCTCTATGACTAAATTCGACCAACTGAACCTTAGTGAAACCAAAGTTGGCAAAACTTATCAACTGGTGAGTTTAGACGGGGGATTCAAGCTTCGTGAAAAAATCGCGTCGATGGGGCTCAATTCGGGAACGTATTTTACCATTATAGCCAATTCGGGCCACGGTCCGGTCGGACTTGAAGTCCGATGCACCAGATTGGGGATTGGACGCGGGGCGGCCATTAAAATCAAGGTGAAGGAAGTTGAATTCGGATAA
- a CDS encoding transcriptional repressor, whose product MSIDAHQIFNEYIKASGLKGTTQREIILDAFLSTNDHVSVDDLHMILKKLSRKVGYATIYRTMKLIADSGLAREVLFNDGISRFEHTIDSEHHHHLICQKCKKIVEFSSEALDAEEKAIARKHEFETHSHHFKIFGICKDCRKMAERKQNQKKRVNK is encoded by the coding sequence ATGAGTATTGACGCTCATCAAATCTTTAATGAGTATATAAAGGCCTCGGGGCTCAAAGGAACCACCCAAAGAGAAATCATCCTTGACGCTTTTTTATCGACTAATGATCATGTTTCGGTTGACGACCTCCATATGATTCTTAAAAAACTTAGCCGGAAAGTCGGTTACGCGACCATCTATCGCACTATGAAACTTATCGCCGACAGCGGCTTGGCACGGGAGGTATTATTCAATGACGGAATATCCCGCTTTGAACATACAATCGATTCCGAACATCATCATCACCTGATTTGCCAGAAATGTAAAAAGATTGTCGAGTTTTCAAGTGAAGCCCTGGATGCCGAGGAAAAGGCGATCGCTCGAAAACACGAATTCGAGACTCATTCTCATCATTTTAAGATTTTTGGAATTTGTAAGGACTGCCGGAAAATGGCGGAACGGAAACAAAATCAGAAAAAACGGGTTAATAAATAA
- a CDS encoding penicillin-binding protein activator LpoB, with translation MKNLILILIVSAVLLGCGSSSRQIHRIDPETVTDVSGKWNDTDARLVAEEMVSDCLSRPWLIDFASATSQKPFVTVGLIRNRSSEHIDTETFTTDFERELINSGQIRFVATRDQREDGREERYDQRDFASRETMKKLRAETGADFILLGAIKSIVDEAGGVRVVYYQTDLELINIETAEKVWIGTKKVKKEISKDKTSW, from the coding sequence GTGAAGAATTTAATCCTTATTTTAATTGTTTCAGCGGTTTTGCTGGGATGCGGATCATCATCGCGCCAGATACATCGGATCGATCCCGAAACGGTGACCGATGTCAGCGGAAAATGGAATGACACTGACGCGAGATTAGTTGCCGAAGAAATGGTTAGTGATTGTTTGTCGCGGCCCTGGTTGATCGATTTTGCCTCGGCTACCAGCCAGAAACCATTTGTCACCGTCGGTCTGATACGTAATAGAAGCAGCGAGCATATCGATACGGAAACATTCACAACCGATTTTGAACGAGAACTTATCAATTCCGGGCAAATCAGGTTCGTTGCCACTCGCGATCAAAGGGAAGATGGGCGCGAGGAAAGGTACGACCAGCGGGATTTCGCGTCGCGCGAAACAATGAAAAAACTTCGGGCAGAAACGGGCGCTGATTTTATCCTCCTGGGAGCGATAAAATCAATCGTTGACGAGGCAGGCGGAGTTCGTGTCGTTTATTACCAAACCGATTTGGAACTAATCAATATTGAAACGGCTGAAAAAGTTTGGATCGGCACCAAAAAAGTCAAGAAGGAAATCTCAAAGGATAAAACGAGCTGGTAG